The Synechococcus sp. UW69 DNA segment ATGGAATCCTGCTTGTTTCGATGCAAGCAGATCAGGCGTTGTTGGTGGAGGGCACACGTCACCCTCGCTGGTTGCCATTCACGATTGAACATACGGGCAACTACAGCGAACACCGTCATTTTGGTGAGTCGTTGGCTCCGAATGCCCTGGCTGGGTTCAACACCAAGATGAAGGAGACATTGATGAGAACGTCTCCAGGTGGCAATCGGATTGCAGCTGCTCTTGTCGATCGTCGTCGCATTGACACCTGGGTCGAACTGATGGGTGCATCCGAGATTGCCAATCGAATGGAGCACAACAACACAGCCATTCTTCCCCCAATGGTTCATCGCAAGTTGCGTCAGTTGATGGTGCTTCCCGCCTGGCAGGGTGCTGATGTGCCACAGCCTTTCCAGGCTGATTTTCTTGAAGCTCAGCTGATCGAGTCTCTTTCGCCAGAGACTTCAGCTCTTCTGCAGCCTGTGCAAAAAAACCATCACACTGATCTTGTGCAGGAGTTGGTTCGCTTTTCCTTTCGATCGAGTATGACGCCCATCTCACTGAGCTCGGTGTGTCAAGCGCTGTTCACCACCAAGACAACCCTCACCGTGAGTTGTCGTGAAATGTTTGGTTATGGCCCGATGGCATTGATGCGTCGTATTCGGTTGCAGCAAGTGCACGAAGCGCTGTCCAATCCTGATCTCCAGCAACGGTTGGGTTGTTACACCGTTCAGCAGACCGCCGAGCATTTTGGCTTTGCAAGTCGGAATCACTTCGCAAGTGCCTATCGAGATCTCTTCGCGGAGACTCCGCGCACAACCTTGTTGGCGTCCCGCTGAAAGGTCAAGGGAACTTGCGTTGAACTTTTTCTGTCCTTTTGGCCCTGGCTCTGCCTAGCCTCTGCAGTCGGATCAAGACCAGGCTGATCGTGGATGAATGGGAGCTTCTGCTGCGGAACGTTGGTGAGTGGCGCGGCTGGTTCGACACCATGGACCGATCGTTGCAACGAACCAAACGTCAGCCATCTCTGCTCACGCTGCAACCGGCGCTCTCCGGCATCGCTCTTCATCTGACGTTGCTGTTCTGGCCGGAGGGGTCGGGATCTCTCCTACAAACTCCCGCCGGCGAGCCTGAAAAGCGGATTGTTCAAAGCTTCATGCGCGTGGATGCCGATATGGGTGTCTTCGCTACGGGCAGCTTTTCCAGAGGCACGCTGCACCGGTCCAACTGGAGCACGCTCTATGCCGAATTCGGTTTTTTGCACAACGAACGGCGCCATCGCCTGGTTCTGCTTTGGGACAGTGCAGGGCAGTTGGATCGGATCGTTTTGATCCGGGAGTTCCTTGTCGGGAGTTCAGCGGTCGAGTGTCCACCCTTGGAGGCCAATCAACTTATGGGGGACTGGCGTTGCGACATCAACTCCCCAGGAGATGGCCTTCGGCTTGAAGCGGACGATCTTGAGCAGTGGGTCTTCTTGCCCGACGGAGGTGCGTTTCTGGCGCCGCTGCAGATTGATCCCAACCAGACGTTCAGCATCGAAGCGCTTTGGTTGTCGAGTCCGACGCGTCTCGAGCGAATTGCGCGTCGTTATGCAATCAACGGTGCGCTGACGTCGGTGGATCATCAGCTGCTTACCCGTTGACCTCTTCCCCCTTAGGGGGTGTTGCTCAATGACTCTCGTTCACCCCGTCTTTGA contains these protein-coding regions:
- a CDS encoding helix-turn-helix domain-containing protein; the protein is MPCCDRLFSSAEDCARLWRQLGCDYNIVQVSQGPLRGRLRVDHQDGILLVSMQADQALLVEGTRHPRWLPFTIEHTGNYSEHRHFGESLAPNALAGFNTKMKETLMRTSPGGNRIAAALVDRRRIDTWVELMGASEIANRMEHNNTAILPPMVHRKLRQLMVLPAWQGADVPQPFQADFLEAQLIESLSPETSALLQPVQKNHHTDLVQELVRFSFRSSMTPISLSSVCQALFTTKTTLTVSCREMFGYGPMALMRRIRLQQVHEALSNPDLQQRLGCYTVQQTAEHFGFASRNHFASAYRDLFAETPRTTLLASR
- a CDS encoding DUF3598 family protein, with product MALALPSLCSRIKTRLIVDEWELLLRNVGEWRGWFDTMDRSLQRTKRQPSLLTLQPALSGIALHLTLLFWPEGSGSLLQTPAGEPEKRIVQSFMRVDADMGVFATGSFSRGTLHRSNWSTLYAEFGFLHNERRHRLVLLWDSAGQLDRIVLIREFLVGSSAVECPPLEANQLMGDWRCDINSPGDGLRLEADDLEQWVFLPDGGAFLAPLQIDPNQTFSIEALWLSSPTRLERIARRYAINGALTSVDHQLLTR